The following proteins are co-located in the Candidatus Competibacteraceae bacterium genome:
- a CDS encoding CoA-binding protein, which yields MNPRFTNPSTDEIRALLGRIKTIAVVGLSASPARPSHGVARALQDFGYRVIPVNPAVTELLGERAYPRLRDLPEPVDLVNVFRDPRHVAAIADDCVALKLPALWLQDGVIDAAAALRARAAGLTVVMDRCIYRDYLRLVA from the coding sequence ATGAACCCACGTTTCACCAATCCCTCGACGGATGAAATCCGCGCCCTCCTGGGGCGGATCAAGACCATCGCCGTGGTCGGGCTGTCCGCCTCGCCGGCGCGGCCCAGCCACGGAGTTGCCCGGGCGCTACAAGACTTCGGCTACCGCGTCATCCCGGTCAATCCGGCGGTGACGGAGCTGCTGGGCGAACGGGCGTATCCCCGCCTGCGCGATCTGCCCGAGCCGGTGGATTTGGTGAACGTGTTCCGCGATCCCCGCCATGTCGCCGCCATCGCCGACGACTGTGTTGCCCTGAAACTGCCCGCCCTCTGGTTACAGGATGGCGTGATCGATGCAGCGGCGGCGTTGCGGGCGCGGGCGGCCGGATTGACTGTGGTGATGGACCGTTGTATCTACCGCGACTACCTCCGGCTGGTGGCATGA
- a CDS encoding GNAT family N-acetyltransferase, whose amino-acid sequence MTDQTSEHPVQHRTLEHPVQHRLKLRNLRLSDYGDVEEIMEAVYPSMDGAWSREQFASQIARFPEGQICIEDNDKVVAATISLIVDYGRHGDRHTYNQIIGDGYLTTHDPNGDTLYGVDVFVHPDYRDMRLGRRLYDARKELCEKLNLRAIIVGGRIPGYGKYAHDMTPQQYVEQVRAKELVDPILTFQLANDFHVRKIVTGYLPDDTESQAYAVLLEWLNIYYEDKEVLIGGRKSVVRVGAVQWQMRQTVSLEDMLQQVEYFVDAVAGYKTDIVLFPEFFNGPLMAQFNQRNTAEAVRQLAEYTEPLRDAISQLAVAYNVNIIAGSMPEYGSGALYNATYLCRRDGTWDKQSKLHITPDERSYWGLQGGDSLRVFELDVGKIGILICYDVEFPELPRLLADQGMQILFVPFWTDTKNAYLRVRRCAQARAIENECYVVISGSVGNLPRVENMDMQYSQAAVFTPSDFAFPHDAIAAEATPNTEMTLIVDLDLDNLKEMRMHGSVRNFRDRRLDLYKIAWTGRS is encoded by the coding sequence ATGACCGATCAAACTTCCGAACACCCGGTTCAGCATCGAACCCTCGAGCACCCGGTCCAGCACCGGCTGAAACTACGCAACCTGCGTCTGTCCGACTACGGCGATGTCGAGGAGATCATGGAAGCGGTCTACCCCAGCATGGACGGCGCCTGGAGTCGCGAGCAGTTCGCTTCCCAGATCGCCCGTTTTCCGGAAGGGCAAATTTGCATCGAGGATAACGACAAGGTGGTGGCGGCCACCATCAGCCTGATCGTGGACTACGGTCGCCACGGCGATCGCCACACCTACAATCAGATTATCGGTGACGGCTATCTCACTACCCACGACCCCAATGGCGACACCTTGTATGGCGTGGATGTCTTTGTCCATCCCGATTACCGCGACATGCGGCTCGGCCGGCGGCTGTACGACGCCCGTAAGGAGCTGTGCGAGAAGCTCAATCTGCGAGCCATCATCGTCGGCGGCCGGATCCCCGGCTACGGCAAGTACGCCCACGATATGACTCCCCAGCAGTACGTGGAGCAGGTGCGGGCCAAGGAGCTGGTGGACCCCATCCTGACTTTCCAGTTGGCCAACGACTTCCACGTGCGCAAGATCGTAACCGGCTATCTGCCCGACGATACCGAGTCCCAGGCTTACGCCGTGCTGCTGGAATGGCTGAACATCTACTATGAAGACAAGGAGGTCCTGATCGGTGGCCGCAAATCGGTGGTGCGGGTTGGGGCGGTGCAGTGGCAGATGCGGCAGACTGTATCGCTGGAGGATATGCTGCAACAGGTCGAATATTTCGTGGATGCGGTGGCGGGCTACAAGACCGACATCGTGTTGTTCCCGGAATTCTTCAACGGTCCGCTAATGGCTCAGTTCAACCAGCGCAACACCGCCGAGGCGGTGCGGCAACTGGCCGAGTATACCGAACCGCTGCGCGATGCCATTTCGCAGTTGGCTGTAGCCTATAATGTCAACATTATTGCCGGCAGCATGCCGGAATATGGGAGTGGCGCGTTGTACAATGCCACTTATTTGTGTCGGCGCGATGGTACCTGGGACAAGCAATCCAAGCTGCATATTACCCCGGACGAGCGATCCTATTGGGGTCTTCAGGGCGGCGACTCGCTCAGGGTATTCGAACTGGATGTCGGCAAGATCGGCATTTTGATCTGCTACGATGTGGAATTTCCGGAATTGCCGCGTTTGCTGGCTGATCAAGGCATGCAGATTCTGTTCGTGCCGTTCTGGACCGACACCAAGAACGCCTACCTGCGAGTGCGGCGTTGCGCGCAGGCCCGGGCCATCGAGAACGAATGCTACGTCGTGATTTCCGGCAGTGTCGGCAACCTGCCGCGAGTGGAGAACATGGATATGCAGTACTCTCAGGCGGCGGTGTTCACCCCGTCCGACTTCGCTTTCCCGCATGACGCCATCGCCGCCGAGGCTACGCCGAACACCGAAATGACGCTGATCGTCGATCTGGATCTGGATAATCTTAAGGAGATGCGCATGCATGGCAGTGTGCGCAACTTCCGCGACCGGCGGCTGGATTTGTACAAGATTGCGTGGACGGGGAGGAGTTAG